A stretch of the Capsicum annuum cultivar UCD-10X-F1 chromosome 8, UCD10Xv1.1, whole genome shotgun sequence genome encodes the following:
- the LOC107839433 gene encoding uncharacterized protein LOC107839433 isoform X1 produces MAFSKYSVYLSLLLVLLPMLAAEEDNIPPVFAPYFDNICKDVECGKGSCEKAPGKPFSFICKCEGGWKRTHHDDDDDEDDLEFLPCIVPKCSVDYSCLPAPPPAPPIPHNMSFFDPCYWIYCGEGTCNKNTTHGQTCQCKYGYSNLLGIDSFPCFNDCAIGADCQRKGIRLSNSTASSPSSSTPPSIFNTNSGGNDNNEATSFMLKNSHWMPIFLASAAMALLN; encoded by the exons ATGGCTTTCTCCAAATATAGTGTTTATTTATCTCTTCTTTTGGTTTTACTGCCAATGTTAGCTGCAGAAGAGGATAATATTCCTCCTGTTTTTGCTCCCTACTTTG acAATATATGCAAAGATGTTGAGTGTGGGAAAGGAAGTTGTGAGAAAGCACCAGGAAAGCCATTCAGCTTCATTTGTAAATGTGAAGGAGGTTGGAAGCGTACTCAccatgatgatgacgatgatgaagaTGATCTTGAATTCCTCCCTTGCATTGTCCCCAAGT GTTCTGTTGATTATTCTTGCTTGCCAGCACCTCCACCAGCTCCACCAATTCCACACAACATGTCTTTCTTTGATC CTTGCTATTGGATTTACTGTGGAGAAGGGACATGCAACAAGAATACAACGCATGGACAAACATGCCAGTGCAAATATGGTTATTCCAATCTCCTGGGCATTGATTCTTTCCCTTGCTTCAATGATT GTGCCATTGGAGCTGATTGCCAAAGGAAGGGAATTCGTCTTTCAAATTCCACTGCATCTTCTCCATCTTCATCAACACCACCTTCAATCTTTAATACGAATAGTGGAGGTAATGACAATAATGAAG CTACATCATTTATGCTCAAGAATTCCCACTGGATGCCTATCTTTCTGGCCTCTGCAGCTATGGCCTTGCTCAACTAG
- the LOC107839433 gene encoding uncharacterized protein LOC107839433 isoform X2, with product MAFSKYSVYLSLLLVLLPMLAAEEDNIPPVFAPYFDNICKDVECGKGSCEKAPGKPFSFICKCEGGWKRTHHDDDDDEDDLEFLPCIVPKCSVDYSCLPAPPPAPPIPHNMSFFDPCYWIYCGEGTCNKNTTHGQTCQCKYGYSNLLGIDSFPCFNDCAIGADCQRKGIRLSNSTASSPSSSTPPSIFNTNSGATSFMLKNSHWMPIFLASAAMALLN from the exons ATGGCTTTCTCCAAATATAGTGTTTATTTATCTCTTCTTTTGGTTTTACTGCCAATGTTAGCTGCAGAAGAGGATAATATTCCTCCTGTTTTTGCTCCCTACTTTG acAATATATGCAAAGATGTTGAGTGTGGGAAAGGAAGTTGTGAGAAAGCACCAGGAAAGCCATTCAGCTTCATTTGTAAATGTGAAGGAGGTTGGAAGCGTACTCAccatgatgatgacgatgatgaagaTGATCTTGAATTCCTCCCTTGCATTGTCCCCAAGT GTTCTGTTGATTATTCTTGCTTGCCAGCACCTCCACCAGCTCCACCAATTCCACACAACATGTCTTTCTTTGATC CTTGCTATTGGATTTACTGTGGAGAAGGGACATGCAACAAGAATACAACGCATGGACAAACATGCCAGTGCAAATATGGTTATTCCAATCTCCTGGGCATTGATTCTTTCCCTTGCTTCAATGATT GTGCCATTGGAGCTGATTGCCAAAGGAAGGGAATTCGTCTTTCAAATTCCACTGCATCTTCTCCATCTTCATCAACACCACCTTCAATCTTTAATACGAATAGTGGAG CTACATCATTTATGCTCAAGAATTCCCACTGGATGCCTATCTTTCTGGCCTCTGCAGCTATGGCCTTGCTCAACTAG
- the LOC107839437 gene encoding protein IQ-DOMAIN 19 gives MGKASKWIRNFLMMMGKKEERDKREDKSFESMGTPTTPKAKRRWSFKKSSSMERNSHKSNRSFDLTFNHKLKTQGSMPEFDILEKHHKANLTAKGEIEPKTFITRRVRDAAATKIQAVFRSYLARKALRALRSLVRLQALVRGHLVRKQTSAMVRRVHSLMIIQLRARVQRVQMAEEAHTPNSRKSQKVSSENNQLTRVCSIEKMDVSIQEKGRVQKKNSTKNISSRMENGLSTSEPHRLSVPRSHQAVQTCPSPTTLSDMSTISYERHIDDFSFKMPEKGLEHCSNMLTTISSKTPFSSACLENPKNILSSATLALTYMSNTESSRAKARSQSEPRQRPNWTIKRKSKRTPSTDGIMGIPNASGEETPTHSRRHNVPESHEAWLLELYKQAKSINHVKIDSASLVSTI, from the exons ATGGGGAAGGCAAGCAAATGGATCAGAAACTTCCTAATGATGATGGGGAAAAAGGAGGAAAGGGATAAGAGAGAAGACAAATCATTCGAAAGTATGGGAACCCCAACAACTCCAAAGGCGAAAAGGAGATGgagcttcaagaaatcatcaagcATGGAGAGAAACAGCCACAAGAGTAATAGGTCTTTCGACTTAACTTTCAATCACAAACTAAAAACACAAGGTTCAATGCCGGAGTTTGACATTCTGGAGAAACACCACAAAGCAAACCTAACAGCAAAAGGAGAAATAGAACCAAAGACATTCATTACCAGACGAGTAAGGGATGCAGCTGCCACCAAAATCCAAGCTGTTTTCCGTTCTTACTTG GCTAGGAAAGCATTGCGAGCCCTAAGAAGCCTAGTTAGATTACAGGCACTGGTAAGGGGTCACCTAGTGAGGAAGCAGACATCAGCAATGGTCAGACGGGTTCACTCTCTTATGATCATTCAACTAAGGGCTCGTGTTCAAAGAGTTCAGATGGCCGAAGAAGCACATACCCCAAACTCAAGAAAGAGTCAGAAAGTATCATCCGAGAACAATCAGCTTACCAGAGTCTGCAGCATT GAAAAGATGGATGTTAGCATTCAAGAAAAGGGGAGAGTTCAGAAGAAAAATAGCACGAAAAACATATCTTCGAGAATGGAAAATGGATTGAGCACCTCTGAGCCTCATCGCCTTTCAGTGCCAAGGAGTCATCAAGCAGTCCAGACATGTCCAAGTCCCACTACACTGAGTGACATGAGCACAATAAGTTATGAAAGGCATATAGACGATTTCTCCTTCAAGATGCCAGAAAAAGGTTTGGAACATTGCTCCAATATGTTAACAACCATATCTTCAAAAACCCCATTTTCCAGTGCATGCTTAGAGAACCCGAAGAACATATTGTCTAGTGCAACTTTAGCACTAACATATATGTCCAATACAGAATCCTCAAGAGCAAAAGCTAGATCACAAAGTGAACCGAGACAAAGACCCAACTGGACCATTAAAAGAAAAAGCAAGCGCACACCATCAACAGATGGGATAATGGGCATACCCAACGCTAGCGGGGAAGAAACACCTACCCACAGCAGGAGACACAATGTCCCAGAAAGCCATGAAGCCTGGTTACTCGAGCTCTACAAACAAGCAAAGTCCATCAACCATGTCAAGATTGATTCCGCCAGCTTAGTGTCTACCATTTGA